The nucleotide sequence AGTCTGCCCCCGATGGAGGACGATGACCAGAAAGAGAAGTCTCCTGCCAGCACTGTCAAGGACGGCATCGATTTTTAGGGGTCGATGCAGAGAATTCCAAGCTAGACATGCTATCCGCAGTCTCCAATCAAATAATCTTTCGGAGAGACCAAATTTTATCTGGCTGGTTTTTGTCAATGGCAACCCCAGTTCGGCCTTCACCAAAAAGTCCTTTGACCGAACATGGAGCGCGTACCTATGTACAGTGCGTGGCGCGTGTGGTTAACTGAAGAATGTGGGGCCTCACCTCACCGCCCGTCATTTTTTGGGTCAGAATTTCGTTCTGCAAAAAGCCTcgcgtttatttttttttattttttttgccaaCTTTATTTCCACCCTTCTCTTCGCACTCGACCAAGACCAACCGGAGCTGGACTTAGGCTTGGATACTTCTGAGCAATCCATCATATGCTCCGACACTCATCATATTCAAGGTAAGGAAGGATTTTCTCATCTCATACTTTTCACATTCCTTCAATCGAAAATGCCCAAATGATTACACAAAAAGTTTTATAATCTGTCAATCCCCAGACACTTTGTGGATGCTGAAAACAAACTTCAAAGAGACTTATgatcttacctacctacgcaTTATTCGTAACGCCTGATTTGAGCAGATGAATATGTGAGCGCATTTCACTAACGAGTCAATCAGCTATTTGAATTACAGGCTGTATTGTTATAAAGGATGGCGTCACCCTCACCCCATTCAGTTGCGTCTAAAATTCGCATATCCAAGGTGGCTGGGCGGTACCTGCTCTTCGACCTCGGCGATGTGATGCGTCTGCGGAGAACTCATAGCATGTGCTCTGTTCTCGTCGGCACCAATCCGCAGGCGCCTAATCAGAATATGTTCACCGGCTTGCCcctcgagctgctcgaggAGGAAGCCCGTCTGCTTGTCGACCGTCAAGATGCGTATATTGTTGATGATGCACGTACCCATCTGGAGTATCTTTCAGCTCTGCCTGAGCAGAAACGACGGGCTTACATTGAGGCTCATATGGCCCGTCTTGGGGAGGCACGTGGAAGCCTCGAAGATGAGATGTCTGCCCGCGCCAAAGCTGTAAAAGAGGCGAGAGAGTCTGGAGCTCTGGCCGGCAAGGGCAAAAAAGGGAAGCGACGCGCCGAGACCAAGGACAAGCAAGCTCCTGAAGACTCGACATGTGCACCTTCCCCAGTTCCATCTGTGGCCAATCAACCTCAAGTTGCTGCAGAGTCTTCACCGGACGTCTGTCTGTTTGAAAGTCCTGCACCAGAAAAGCCCTCGGTGTCTAAATCCGTCAGTAGAGCAGCACCGACCGATGATGTCGTGTCAGTGGGTAAAATACATCTCACGCCAGGGACTAGCAAGGACCTCTTGCCAAGTGGCTACGTATCAACGTCAGACAGCTCCAATAATTCTGATGAGCAGAAAAACATGGCGCTTACCCACTCACCGCCGAGCTCCTGTCCTCTTTACAACTACCTGAACAGTCAGGGATATTTTATGACCCCTGGAATCCGCTTCGGTGGTCAGTACAGCGTCTACCCGGGGGATCCTTTCCGTTTCCACGCGCATTTCATTGCGAACAATTACAGATGGGACCAGGAGATTGATATGCTGGAATTAGTCGGTGTCGGCCGTCTTGCTGGAGCCGTGAAGAAGGGTCTTTTGCTGGGCGGCGAGAGGCCTgggcaaggcgcaggccagcCGGACGGGAGGAACGTTCGCGCTTTTTGTGTAGAATGGGCTGGAATGTGACCAAGCCTACCTTTTTATATTGTT is from Pyricularia oryzae 70-15 chromosome 2, whole genome shotgun sequence and encodes:
- a CDS encoding tRNA-splicing endonuclease subunit sen34, giving the protein MCSVLVGTNPQAPNQNMFTGLPLELLEEEARLLVDRQDAYIVDDARTHLEYLSALPEQKRRAYIEAHMARLGEARGSLEDEMSARAKAVKEARESGALAGKGKKGKRRAETKDKQAPEDSTCAPSPVPSVANQPQVAAESSPDVCLFESPAPEKPSVSKSVSRAAPTDDVVSVGKIHLTPGTSKDLLPSGYVSTSDSSNNSDEQKNMALTHSPPSSCPLYNYLNSQGYFMTPGIRFGGQYSVYPGDPFRFHAHFIANNYRWDQEIDMLELVGVGRLAGAVKKGLLLGGERPGQGAGQPDGRNVRAFCVEWAGM